The genomic segment cgTATATAATACGAACTCGGTTTTCCCGTCGCCATCACCGCAGAAACTCTAAAAACTTGTTCTTTATTTATTCACAGTCCGTCGACAAACATAATACACAACAAAGTTATATATACACTCACTACTGCTGTACATGGGCGGCGGCACAGGCACAGGCAGGGCTCGACGAGGTGGCAGGAGGAGCGGGCaatgaatatacatatatgtttttctctgctgctgctgctgctgcataGTAGGTTTGTTTGTTCAGGCCCCCTCGTCTTTTGTTGTATACGTTTTTCGCTACCGCCTCTGAGTTTTCCCGTAgaagtattattgttattactattattatttgtttacaccAACCCGTAAAACTCGCCAAAAACTACAGTAGTATTTCTACTGCCGCTGTTGATTCGTTCGTTAAAAATGTTCGTATttgtcttaatattatacaaagtttgaaAGCTTACTGCAATACACACACACTCGCGCACGTGCACATATATAGGTGCGTATCGTactcgtatatacatatacgctCACACGTCCACACTCGCCGGATGTTTGCTCGCGCGTACGCTTTACTTATACTTACTTGTGCgcaatactttatatattttctcgAATGCTTACTTTTTGCTTAGACAACTTTACATTACCCGTTCGGCGTGGTGCCGCGCCAGCGAAAAACATGTTTGTTTTAAGCGGTGATCATCCGATGAATACTCTCCGGCCGCGGTGGTGCGTTTATCGCGTGTTTATTCGGATTTTTAGGTCGGCCGTGGACCGACCTGCTCTgcaaacatcatattatttttatttttttcttcgtgATACTACCAATTGTGTCTCGAACAGAGCCCACGAACCGCAACGATATTCCTTTTGGTTTGCACATCATATGTGTAATGTCTTTATCATCGGTATAGTGGAGTGCGTAAAACGTttccgtataataattattctgtctCGTATAGCATCAATATTTATCTGCACTCCAGCGGAACACGTCATGTTTAATTATTGCTTTGTAATTTTCATaggtttttcatattatatgtacatttaatcGTGGTTTACGTTTAACGGCAGAACGAATTTCTTTTGAAGCTGTCTTAACTTATTTTTCTTCGTGGTTATGTTTACACATTACAAACCCTTTGATGAATAAACgtcttatgatattattatatccgaaTGTGTTCTTCGCACCACGACACTACGTCATGATTTAATATTGAACGCCGAATTTGAGCATTCTcggaattaaattatttttactaaaaagtcGATATACCTATATCGATACTTATGGTAAATTTCGCACATTTATTGACTGTGGAAACTCGTATTACATCATGTGAAGTCGAGACGCGAGTACCTACACTAATATTGCCGTTACGATAGTTTCCTGTTGATACTCGGTAGTAGGTAgacatttaatttcttaagaTCAAAAGCATAAGTGTATTTTATATGGATAGTCCTGAAAGATTTATCTTTACGAATTTTCATTGAACGATGATAATATGACCAGTGTGTGGTTCTAAGCAATAATACAACTTTAGATGTATGCGTGCGTTATCGATGTATAACGAATATTATACCAGTGTACTTATACGTAAGTGGCATTTAACGGTGTGATTTTGTGGATAACTGTGCCATATTGATGTGTTATAGAAATGTACAGATTTTAACGACGACTTTTTTCTTGAAAGCGTGTGTGGTTACGACTATCGCCggtatattattaagttctaCAATCCTGCACGTACTTCGTTGAACAcgagttatatataatatttccccCACGCGATTTATTATAGCcgtatatttatctaataaacgttgtaatcatacaatattatattattatatattatcatttattcctTATTTGTCAATAatcaatacttattattattttttattatttattataagtcataTACATAATCATTACATCTTAGTCAGTGCAATACACAACTTAACATAACTGTTTTAGTTAATGGAGGTGGGGGGGAGGTAAACGAGAAACAATCTAaccagtgtaaaaaaaatattagaaaaaaactttataagtCAAAGTTGtctaaagaaaattaatttaattaaagtccAAACTCAAAAATGGGGagtacctacaatttaaaaacaaatgtgtttTGTGCTCgcgtgaaattttttttttaaaacaagtatCTTATCCTTATTATGCGGTAAAAAAAACCCGTATACATTCAGGGCCATGCGTTCGAAATATGTTGTGTTACCATTATCGTTTAACACactttatataacaaatatatttaatatacatattataactgcTTGGATATGACAAGTACAACACTGATTGTTTGACTTAGACTATAATATGGACGACTACAAGTTCGGTAATTTCCCAACCGCGCAATTATCTTTATTACGTGATTCAAGACAAACAGTACCTACAAAAttacatgaaattttaattattctatttagATGTAATCGTGTAAGTAACATTACACAcgtaattttcttataatacatCTACGAGAAGAATTTCCTACTTatcgatattattgttttcaatgtcAAAACATTTCGCCGTTTTTATAttcactgtttatttattgttcGTGATTTTAACTAGCTCCCTGGGGTTACGTTATGATACTATCGTTCATCATGATATTTGGTGTCACGATTGCCACTATCATCGTGCATTCGTGCGAACCTAGATTAACATAAGTATAGGTAATGGTGAGATCGTCGATTACAACTTGTGTATAGTAaactaagtattaaatatataagtataatagcaTAGAGTAATATTGTGCCATGTCAAATTCGTATAATTCCactatatttataggtatattaaaacatgAGAACTATGCGAGTGTTATAATgaagtaacttttttttattctgaatttGATCAACgcagtattaagtatttaagcttttcctaaaaaaaaaaaaaacataatttcttGATATTCTTTTGCCACCCACATCTCCTATACTTGGTCACAGGAATAACACTAGATTTCAAAAtgcgaaaatattttgaaataattgatcaTAGTTGGCGTTGATAACAAAAGTAGCGGTGAATGTTCACGGTGACAGGAACAATAACATATTTGTGTTTAGAAATTACTACCCTACTATCCCTAGTTCCAACGTAACAGTTATAACAatgattgataataaattaccgaatataatactattaaatacagagaatttataaatcgtattattaattttaggttGCAgctatatttaaatgatatagcACATAATCGCTCAAAgctaagtttaattaataaatcaatttagcACTGCATTAAAATAGCCAATGCACAAATTAAATcttttcacattttaaattatattaagccCAAAAACCagtgttgtattaaaaattatggctaatatatttgaaatattatcattagtattttattatagtaatttattactcaATTGAGGTAGTATAGACTTAAGTTAACActacttttaatttgtattcactcaaaaaaaatatcacgtgttattcattaatttaattaaactattaatttataatttaaaaaaaatctaagtaggTATGACTGATACGAGTGTTACTAAGCCCAAAATAAACAAACGCACCTCAAATGTGCAAATGTAAACAACTTATAAGTGCaaaaaattataccttattAAACAACTCAATGGGACAAACAAATATGTATTGTCCCATTGTGAAAGTCGagtaaaaaaagattttaacgaagaggtacttttttttatatgttgcaAGCTGGTAACTTtgctaacaaaatatattttatcgccTTACCACCCTTACTTAgacaatttaaatcataaatatccATGGATCCGCATTCcgcagtattataaaataccatattacctatacttgcgtagatttaatgtaaaatatattgtttcgtTTATATGAACAACTATTAATGTCCaagaataaaagtattttttttttacttatatgacataatgtcataatgataaaaaatcttCCGGTTTACTTTGATGTTAtagattttgaaatattgaatagacattttataattttaaatgttcaatagaTATAGTCTATAACACTATGCTTTTTTTTAACCCTATTCTTAAACAAATGatcatagataaaataaaacccCATTGTTATGCAACCAAGCACTTCTTGATTTCTCAgtctacaataaaatacattcacacatttttattacttaaaataatgaattttacattatgtgtatatacaGAAAAActcattaatatttacaaatccAATGCATTATACCATCTGTCTGAACAAACAGTAATGTTTATTCGAAATATGGTTGAATTGGTGGCATATTTACACAATCATGTGAGTCATCATTTGATTAACGTATAATaacgatatacctacctaagtaattatattagtcAAAATACAAATGTCaaggtatgtatttattaatcaaatctGTTATGTATTTTCTGTTGAAGtaaatgaacaaaattaattatttcataaggAACTATGTTTAGTACGTTAAATGTACTATCATTTAAAAATGGTCAAAATGTTTTGTCCTTCGTAGTTCGAAGTCTCGTGATCTGGTGAATCATTTACAATCATTATAGTGCTACGCATATTTTTTACTCACTCAAAATCAATCTCCTAATACACATTCTCAATGcgaaaatcttaataaaattattgtgcggggttacaatttaaaaattgatacaaCTATTGTTGACTATCAGactatttcaaaaacaaatttgtacttacttgagaattcaaaaaatgttcagtttaaATATCTTCCTGCCTAaggcttaaaaatgtaatatctattacaaagtataaaattatagctTCAAAACATCAAaatccataatatataaatattctaaaagcAGATAACAATTGAGAACATATGTTTGGTATACGAGTACCATATGGTAggttgtataggtaggtacatatacattttttttcatctgaacTTTTAGTTAATACTAATCAGTTtgtcttaaaatgtaataattcaatttttacaccataaaaataataaattaccactTAATAATTGTTCAAGCTGACAATCTGATGGGTCATTTACATACCTGGACCACGGGGACGCCCCCTCCCCTACCACAATATATCCAGTCCTgccattgttttaaaatactacTCTCAAACCAAAATTACTTTACACCTATCTCGTTTCTTATATTTTCgtagtattttacatttttacctaataattacatttaaaatattttatcaagtgcGGGAAATTACCATACAGTGACTCGTCAAGGTAAACCATAAAACTGTTGACGTGTAAACTTAATGAGTTTACTCATCAAcagcttaatatattataatattctattttattagtgagagcaatataaattattgtatgttgGTTAAATAGCAATGTTGAATGTATAACTACTGCCTAATGcctacataattttacatttttctaaaataatgtatacctaacctagTTTAACCAATAATAGTGTTATTCATGCTAAAAGTCAACTAAGTACNNNNNNNNNNNNNNNNNNNNNNNNNNNNNNNNNNNNNNNNNNNNNNNNNNatagagtaaaaatattttctaaagaaCCTTACAGGCATGACAAagaaaacttttaaagttttctGTATCATGCTtacaggtatatttatttttattttatttttaaagcaagttatgtgtattttaagtttgtacctaatataatttattttacatagttaattattatttattatgacttaACTGGCTGAGCCCTGTGATAAGATAATAGTCTCACTATAGTCTCACACCTAACCTATAaagttaatcatattatatactcttaCCTAATACACTGTAGCTCTGTACTTCCATACTAACATGTGTacactaataattatgtttattaaagcCTACTTTACTAAAGGTTCTctcgttaattattatacaacaatttaataaacataattattcttTCAATGGAAAAGTTACTGCGCCCTGATCGTTTCGAGACTGATCCTAATTCCCCAACATCAGCAAAAGAATGGGCTCACTGGATCACAACATTCAATAATTTCGTCGAAGTAGCAAAAGTAAAGGAGGAGGACAAACTCAAGGTACTCATTAACTTTTTAGCACACTCAGTATATGACAGTGTCAGCGAATGTACAACGTATGAAGCAGCTATCAAAATATTGACTGATATCtacatcaaacaaaaaaatgagatCTTTGCTCGGCACTTGTTAGCCACAAGAAAACAGCAAATAAATGAATCAATTGATCAATACcttggatttttaaaaatcttatctAAGGAATGTGCTTTTAAATCCGTTTCGGCCATCGAATACAGAGATGAATATATTCGAGATTCTTTTATCAATGGTcttttgtcttataatattcGACAACGCTTATTGGAGAACAACACATTGAAATTAGAGGAAGCTGTAACTCGGTCTCGGGCATTGGAAATGGCTCAAAAGCAATCTGAAGTGTATAGCATGCCTCTGACTCAAGGATCTGTGAACGCTCTAACCGAAGATACTACTTCAATGATCAAACCTGATAATAATCAACCAACAGTATCGGCGAtacaacaaaaatgttatttttgtggCTATGACAGACATCCTCGCAGCTCTTGCCCAGCCAGAGATGCTGTATGCAAAAAATGTGACAAGAAGGGACACTTTTTGAAGGTATGTAGATCAAAAACAAAATCCGATAGCGCATTTGTGTCCATGGCTACTCTAGCTTGTGTAACTGCAACTGTACCAGGTCTCTTGTCTAAAGCTATTATTAGAGtaaaagtaaacaatattaacGCAAATACTCTTATTGATACTGGTAGctctaatagttttattaatgaaGAATTTGTCcaaattcacaaaataaaatcatatccaGAAAACGGACAGGTACTTTTGGCGACAACTGCCTATTCATCAAACCTAAAAGGTTATGTTCTTGTTGATTTACTGCTACAAGAACACACTTACAAAAATCTCAAACTATCTATACTCCCTAAATTATGCTCAGATATTTTAATAGGTCATGATGTACTAAGAACTCACTCTAGTATCGACCTTACATTTGGGGGACCAAAACCACCATTATCAATTTGTAACATgacttttgtaaatataaagCCACCTCGACTCTTCAATAATGTTGTTAAAGACTGTAAGCCAGTAGCAGTTAAGTCACGTCGCTATTCAGATGAAGATGCTAAATTTATAAGGGAGGAGGTCACTAAATTAttgtacgataatataattgaagAAAGTACTTCGCCCTGGCGAGCTCAGGTTTTAATCACTAAAAGTGAAAATCATAAAAGGCGCATGGTTATAGATTACTCacagacaataaataaattcactctaatggACGCTTTTCCCTTACCCAATATCGATGAACTAGTCTCTAAGGTCGCGCAGCATACCATCTACAGTACCATAGACTTGCGCAGTGCTTACCATCAGATCCCCATACACGAAGATGAACGTCAATATACAGCATTTGAAGCAGGAGGTCGATTGTACCAATTCAGAAAAATTCCATTTGGTGTAACTAATGGAGTGGCCTGTTTTCAGAGAGtaatagatactataatatccCAAGAAAATCTTGATGGAGTCTATGCGTACCTCGATGACATTACTATTTGTGGAAATAATCAAACTGAACATGATTTGAACTTAAACAAGTTTCTTACTATAACAAAGAAATATGGACTCATATTGAATGAGGACAAATGTCAGTTCTCGCAGTGTGAAATCTCACTACTTGGTCACCACATTAGCAACAAGCGTATTAGTCCAGACCCTGAAAGATTAAAACCACTGTTGAATCTACCACAACCTAAGGATGCCTCATCATTGAAACGAGTACTAGGTATGTTCTCCCATTACTCAAAATGGATTCAAGGTTTCTCTGACAAAATCCGCAGTTTGGTAGACTGCAAATCATTCCCTATGTCACCTCTAGCAGCAGCTGATTTTGAACGCATCAAACAGGATATTGCTAAATCAGTGGTAAATTCAATTAATGGTGAAGAACTGCTGGTAGTGGAGAGTGATGCATCTGATTTTGCTCTAGCCGCGACTCTAAGTCAAAGTGGTCGGCCTGTGGCATTTTTCTCAAGGAGTCTCACTGAAGGTGAAAAAAGACACCCATCTATAGAAAAGGAAGCATATGCAATCGTAGAGGCTGTGAGAAAGTGGAGGCATATTCTTATTGGAAGACATATCAAGCTTATAACAGATCAGGAAGCGGTCTCGTTTATGTTCAATCTAAAACATTCCAGTAAGATAAAAAGTGACAAAATAACAAGATGGCGACTTGAGCTCTCATCCTTCAGTTACGACATAGTATACCGCCCTGGTAAGGAAAATACGGTAGCGGATGCTTTCTCAAGAGTCTGTGCAAACATTAATAACCCAAATAAGCTTTTTGACCTTCACAAAGCATTATGTCACCCTGGTATGACTAGGATGTACCATTGGACTAGAAGTAAGAACCTACCATTTACTCTTGATGATATTAAAAGGGTGACCACAACTTGTCCTATATGTGCTGAAGTTAAACCCAAATTCTTTAAACAGGAGGGAAATCATCTTATCAAAGCTACTTCGCCTTTTGAACGgttgaatatagattttaaagGACCACTACCCTCTAATACAAGCAATCATTATATCCTTACAATAGTAGATGAATATTCTCGCTTCCCATTTGCTGTTCCATGCCGGGACATTAGTTCAACTACTGTAGTAAATAGT from the Acyrthosiphon pisum isolate AL4f chromosome X, pea_aphid_22Mar2018_4r6ur, whole genome shotgun sequence genome contains:
- the LOC107885111 gene encoding uncharacterized protein LOC107885111 — encoded protein: MEKLLRPDRFETDPNSPTSAKEWAHWITTFNNFVEVAKVKEEDKLKVLINFLAHSVYDSVSECTTYEAAIKILTDIYIKQKNEIFARHLLATRKQQINESIDQYLGFLKILSKECAFKSVSAIEYRDEYIRDSFINGLLSYNIRQRLLENNTLKLEEAVTRSRALEMAQKQSEVYSMPLTQGSVNALTEDTTSMIKPDNNQPTVSAIQQKCYFCGYDRHPRSSCPARDAVCKKCDKKGHFLKVCRSKTKSDSAFVSMATLACVTATVPGLLSKAIIRVKVNNINANTLIDTGSSNSFINEEFVQIHKIKSYPENGQVLLATTAYSSNLKGYVLVDLLLQEHTYKNLKLSILPKLCSDILIGHDVLRTHSSIDLTFGGPKPPLSICNMTFVNIKPPRLFNNVVKDCKPVAVKSRRYSDEDAKFIREEVTKLLYDNIIEESTSPWRAQVLITKSENHKRRMVIDYSQTINKFTLMDAFPLPNIDELVSKVAQHTIYSTIDLRSAYHQIPIHEDERQYTAFEAGGRLYQFRKIPFGVTNGVACFQRVIDTIISQENLDGVYAYLDDITICGNNQTEHDLNLNKFLTITKKYGLILNEDKCQFSQCEISLLGHHISNKRISPDPERLKPLLNLPQPKDASSLKRVLGMFSHYSKWIQGFSDKIRSLVDCKSFPMSPLAAADFERIKQDIAKSVVNSINGEELLVVESDASDFALAATLSQSGRPVAFFSRSLTEGEKRHPSIEKEAYAIVEAVRKWRHILIGRHIKLITDQEAVSFMFNLKHSSKIKSDKITRWRLELSSFSYDIVYRPGKENTVADAFSRVCANINNPNKLFDLHKALCHPGMTRMYHWTRSKNLPFTLDDIKRVTTTCPICAEVKPKFFKQEGNHLIKATSPFERLNIDFKGPLPSNTSNHYILTIVDEYSRFPFAVPCRDISSTTVVNSLWQLFSIFGMPAYIHSDRGSSFMSQELTTFLHNHGIATSRTTPYNPEGNGQAERYNGIIWKAVQLAQQTKILKITQWEEVLTDALHSIRSLLCTAINCTPHERFFHYPRRSSNGKTLPSWLNCPGPVLIRKHVKSSKYDPLVEEAELIEANPEYALVRYNNGRESTVSLKDLAPPGDRGLLGEKRDREHSIKSSGLEAPEYNCGNGQENKDIVIEEPTQMNEGLSKTLSDVEEPRRSTRTKNKPKYLEDYKTN